From Prevotella melaninogenica, the proteins below share one genomic window:
- a CDS encoding GLPGLI family protein, producing the protein MNRIMKTFSMITLTLLFICFSLTLHAQEKQGRVMRPNSRGIGKCSVIGQAQIKVIYALNANDINDEHTYLDSQVLLIGKGLSKLYSRFLELNDSLHDDFIKQNPNANSMPRIFFSGGRNSQYWSEYQFTDIYSANGIYTCYATMPWAMERYNAFYTEPMYQQHWTLSDEQLSILGYDCQKATCQWRGRTFEAWFTTKIPTRLGPWIFGGLPGLILKIYDKDHLYTWEAVEIKSGNFPIIKSEYKGFVKDTREHIYKLQVAANRDHLKTAGARDYQTGQLKSKPHPYEPLEKE; encoded by the coding sequence ATGAATAGAATTATGAAAACGTTTTCGATGATAACCTTAACATTGCTATTTATTTGTTTTTCATTAACATTGCATGCACAAGAAAAGCAAGGACGTGTAATGCGCCCTAACAGTAGAGGTATAGGAAAATGTTCAGTGATTGGGCAAGCTCAAATTAAAGTTATATATGCTCTAAATGCTAATGATATTAACGATGAACATACTTATTTAGACTCTCAAGTGCTTCTAATAGGAAAAGGTTTGAGTAAGCTTTATAGCCGTTTCTTAGAATTAAACGATTCCTTACATGATGATTTTATTAAGCAAAATCCAAATGCGAATAGTATGCCGAGAATATTCTTTTCTGGTGGAAGGAACAGTCAATATTGGAGCGAGTATCAATTTACTGACATTTACTCTGCTAATGGTATATACACTTGCTATGCTACGATGCCATGGGCTATGGAACGCTATAATGCTTTCTATACTGAGCCGATGTATCAACAACATTGGACGCTTTCTGATGAGCAGCTATCAATACTGGGGTATGATTGCCAAAAAGCAACTTGCCAATGGAGAGGTAGAACTTTTGAAGCATGGTTTACTACCAAAATTCCTACACGCCTCGGACCATGGATATTTGGTGGGCTACCTGGACTAATATTAAAGATATATGATAAAGATCATCTCTATACATGGGAAGCTGTTGAGATAAAATCTGGCAATTTCCCAATTATCAAAAGCGAATATAAAGGATTTGTTAAGGATACACGTGAACATATTTATAAATTACAAGTAGCCGCAAATCGAGATCACCTTAAAACAGCTGGAGCACGCGATTATCAAACGGGGCAATTAAAATCAAAGCCACACCCTTACGAGCCATTAGAAAAAGAATAG
- a CDS encoding dipeptidase — protein sequence MKKSFATLFFLTMITYANACTNLIATKGATTDGSVFVTYTADDYGMFTNLCHYPAGTHAKGDRREIIDYDTHESHGFIPEAPVTYNVIGNINEYQVSIGETTYGGREEMVDKGGIIDYGSLMYLGLQRSKTAREAIKVMTSLVETYGYNSGGETFTIADPNEVWLLEMQGCGGDKKQKVVWVAVRIPDGMVSAHANQSRIGQFSTYNTEVITSKNCISFARSKGWFTGKDKDFNWKMTYAAPDFGGRRWCDARVWSYLNHFKDMSRWLPWALGKDPNAEDMPLWIAPDKKVDLPKMEACMRDHYEGTPLSLDKDIAQGIWDSPYRPTPLKFEVDGKQYFNERPISTQQTGFSYIAQLRSWLPREIGGILWFGNDDGNMVAYVPIYCSNTERAECFNTPGADAVTFSDKNAFWVCNWVSNMVYPRYSQLFPALKEVRDSLDNAFLAAQKGVEAKAEALYATDKAAAVKYLNDYSIQKSNEMITRWRQLAIHLIVKFNDMAVKPEKDGKFLRTSTGLGERVKRTGYSDYFKRELVKQTGDKFAVPNK from the coding sequence ATGAAGAAATCATTTGCAACACTATTCTTCCTTACAATGATTACGTATGCTAATGCGTGTACAAACCTCATTGCTACAAAGGGAGCAACAACAGACGGTTCTGTCTTTGTTACTTACACCGCTGATGATTACGGCATGTTTACTAACCTATGTCATTACCCAGCAGGCACACACGCAAAAGGTGACCGCCGTGAGATTATTGACTATGACACTCACGAGAGCCATGGTTTTATTCCAGAGGCTCCTGTAACATACAATGTCATTGGAAACATCAATGAGTATCAGGTAAGTATTGGTGAAACAACCTATGGCGGCCGTGAAGAAATGGTTGACAAGGGTGGTATTATCGATTATGGTTCATTGATGTATCTTGGTCTGCAACGTAGTAAGACTGCACGCGAGGCTATCAAGGTAATGACCTCACTCGTTGAGACTTATGGTTATAACTCTGGTGGTGAGACATTCACTATCGCTGACCCAAACGAGGTATGGTTGCTCGAGATGCAGGGTTGTGGTGGCGACAAGAAGCAGAAGGTTGTTTGGGTTGCTGTTCGCATCCCTGATGGCATGGTTTCTGCTCATGCTAACCAGAGCCGCATCGGTCAGTTCTCTACTTACAACACAGAGGTCATCACTTCTAAAAACTGTATCAGTTTTGCACGTTCAAAGGGCTGGTTCACTGGCAAAGATAAGGACTTCAACTGGAAGATGACCTATGCAGCACCTGACTTCGGTGGTCGTCGTTGGTGCGATGCTCGTGTATGGAGCTATCTAAATCATTTCAAAGACATGTCACGTTGGTTGCCATGGGCGTTGGGTAAAGACCCTAACGCAGAGGATATGCCACTTTGGATTGCACCTGACAAGAAGGTCGATTTACCTAAGATGGAAGCTTGCATGCGCGACCACTATGAGGGTACTCCTTTGTCACTCGATAAGGATATAGCACAGGGTATCTGGGATTCTCCTTATCGCCCTACCCCACTAAAGTTCGAAGTAGATGGCAAGCAGTACTTCAACGAACGCCCTATCTCAACCCAGCAGACAGGTTTCTCTTACATTGCACAGCTTCGTTCATGGTTGCCACGTGAGATTGGTGGTATCCTTTGGTTCGGTAACGATGATGGTAACATGGTTGCTTATGTACCAATCTATTGCAGCAATACAGAGCGTGCAGAGTGCTTCAACACCCCAGGAGCTGATGCAGTAACCTTCTCTGATAAGAATGCTTTCTGGGTATGCAACTGGGTTAGCAACATGGTTTACCCTCGCTACTCTCAGCTCTTCCCTGCATTGAAAGAGGTACGCGACTCACTTGACAACGCTTTCCTCGCAGCACAAAAGGGTGTGGAGGCGAAGGCAGAAGCACTCTATGCCACCGACAAAGCAGCTGCAGTAAAGTATCTCAACGATTACTCTATTCAGAAGAGTAACGAAATGATTACACGTTGGCGTCAGTTGGCTATCCATCTGATTGTGAAGTTTAATGATATGGCTGTTAAGCCTGAGAAGGATGGCAAGTTCCTCCGCACTTCAACAGGTCTTGGCGAGCGTGTAAAGCGTACGGGTTACAGCGACTACTTTAAGCGTGAACTGGTAAAACAGACTGGCGACAAGTTTGCTGTGCCTAACAAGTAG